In the genome of Parus major isolate Abel chromosome 2, Parus_major1.1, whole genome shotgun sequence, one region contains:
- the LOC107200803 gene encoding probable 2-ketogluconate reductase, with protein MEGQELPYVLVDTIGGRIGVYEDHVGFLKKCFHLITMKEYLENKTFLSKKITAIYMWYHKPAINEELLQSLPNLKVVASSGVGIDHLDLKLLSSYGVKVSNTPSVVSIDTADMGMALLLASSRRLVEGHEMAVSPETEYFPADWLGVEVSGATLGIVGMGVIGYKVAERAKAFDMKILYHNRNQRKKEEESAVGAVYCKKIDYLLQQSDFVLLAVNLTPQTHKLIGKRELGLMKPTATLINISRGLVVDQDALVEALQNKVIKAAALDVTYPEPLPRDHPLLKMKNVIITPHIGSATKKTRWVMMEEMVESIQAGLAGLPVPREVLP; from the exons ATGGAGGGTCAGGAACTGCCTTATGTGCTAGTTGACACTATAGGAGGGAGGATTGGTGTATATGAAGACCATGTTGgatttctgaagaaatgttttcatctcATCACCATGAAAGAATATCTTGAAAACAAGACATTTCTCAGCAAAAAGATCACAGCTATCTATATGTGGTATCACAAACCAGCTATTAAtgaagagctgctccagagcttgCCTAACTTGAAGGTAGTTGCGAGTTCTGGAGTGGGAATAGATCACTTGGACCTGAAACTCCTCTCCAGCTATGGTGTGAAGGTATCCAACACTCCATCTGTTGTTTCCATTGACACTGCAGACATGGGGATGGCTTTGTTGCTGGCATCTTCCAGGAGACTTGTGGAAG gCCATGAGATGGCAGTCTCCCCTGAAACAGAGTATTTCCCTGCTGACTGGCTGGGGGTTGAGGTTTCTGGAGCAACTCTGGGGATCGTGGGAATGGGCGTCATTGGTTACAAAGTGGCTGAAAGAGCAAAAGCCTTTGACATGAAGATTTTGTACCACAACAGAAATCAGAG aaaaaaggaagaagaaagtgcTGTTGGAGCTGTTTACTGTAAGAAGATAGATTATTTGCTCCAGCAGTCAGATTTTGTGTTGCTGGCTGTGAACCTAACACCACAGACACACAAACTGATTGGAAAGAGGGAACTGGGGCTGATGAAACCCACTGCTACTCTTATTAATATCAGCAGAG GTCTGGTAGTGGATCAGGATGCTTTGGTGGAAGCCCTTCAAAACAAAGTTATTaaggcagctgctctggatgTGACATATCCTGAACCTTTGCCAAG ggaTCACCCTTTGTTAAAGATGAAGAATGTTATAATAACTCCTCACATTGGAAGTGCCACCAAGAAGACACGCTGGGTTATGATGGAGGAGATGGTAGAAAGCATACAGGCAGGCCTGGCGGGTCTTCCTGTCCCTCGTGAGGTGCTGCCCTAA
- the RBFA gene encoding putative ribosome-binding factor A, mitochondrial isoform X1, whose protein sequence is MPTGGATAGARATARAEAGVPRAGPGRGPGQRCGVARWSRCRGGAGPCAAPQPSAAPGTCCGKCSARRSRKKFWYDSPTLGSQTLYKPTNLDFVIKNDLTQTRKEGNMRCRVLNGLIHKAVLEMATTCEVSQEFYDLKLEICKVSLSSNFSACRVYWNPASTMEKESYVENVLRKSAPRIRYLLKSQQIVGNVPPVVFIKDKEAAAVKEVEDLLAIADFGPPEEVEPSQNDSSKLFPSTTQSSDSPMRSNLFGIDHELLNKQIMDYKKMKVSRHIENIAWTEKQQQQQQQQQLSKIQKKMKKKKTRNLPDDDDLMPQKHLLDGYEADYWDDNTESATDYQLQDELQEEVNELEVDDDKTLQQSTDKLK, encoded by the exons ATGCCGACAGGGGGAGCCACAGCCGGAGCCAGAGCCACAGCCCGAGCTGAGGCAGGAGttccccgggccgggccgggccgggggccAGGGCAGCGATGTGGGGTGGCCCGGTGGTCGCGGTGCCGCGGTGGTGCCGGGCCCTGCGCAGCTCCGCAGCCCTCGGCGGCTCCAGGAACATGCTGCGGAAAATGTTCCGCAAGAAGAAGTAG aaagaAGTTCTGGTATGACAGCCCTACCCTGGGATCACAAACG ttGTATAAACCAACCAACTTGGactttgtaataaaaaatgACTTAACACAAACAAGGAAGGAAGGTAACATGCGCTGCAGAGTCTTGAATGGTCTTATTCATAAAGCTGTGTTAGAGATGGCGACTACCTGTGAAGTCAGTCAAGAATTTTATGATCTCAAGCTGGAAATCTGCAAG GTGTCCCTGTCATCCAACTTTTCAGCGTGTCGTGTGTACTGGAACCCTGCTTCCACTATGGAGAAGGAAAGTTATGTTGAAAATGTGCTGCGAAAGAGCGCTCCACGTATACG GTATCTTCTGAAAAGCCAGCAGATTGTAGGAAATGTACCCCCAGTGGTATTTATAAAAGAcaaggaagctgcagctgtAAAAGAG GTCGAGGACTTACTGGCAATTGCTGATTTTGGACCTCCAGAAGAAGTAGAACCATCTCAGAATGATTCAAG tAAACTCTTCCCTTCAACAACTCAGTCTTCAGATTCACCCATGCGATCTAATCTGTTTGGTATTGATCATGAACTGCTGAATAAACAGATAATGGactataaaaaaatgaaagtgtcCAGGCATATAGAAAACATTGCCTggacagagaagcagcagcagcagcagcagcagcagcagctttctaagattcaaaagaaaatgaaaaagaaaaaaacaaggaatcTTCCTGACGATGACGACCTAATGCCACAGAAACACTTACTGGATGGATATGAAGCTGATTACTGGGATGATAACACTGAATCAGCCACAGACTATCAGCTGCAGGATGAATTGCAGGAAGAGGTGAATGAATTGGAGGTGGATGATGACAAAACTTTACAACAGTCTACtgataaactgaaataa
- the RBFA gene encoding putative ribosome-binding factor A, mitochondrial isoform X3 — protein MPTGGATAGARATARAEAGVPRAGPGRGPGQRCGVARWSRCRGGAGPCAAPQPSAAPGTCCGKCSARRSRKKFWYDSPTLGSQTVSLSSNFSACRVYWNPASTMEKESYVENVLRKSAPRIRYLLKSQQIVGNVPPVVFIKDKEAAAVKEVEDLLAIADFGPPEEVEPSQNDSSKLFPSTTQSSDSPMRSNLFGIDHELLNKQIMDYKKMKVSRHIENIAWTEKQQQQQQQQQLSKIQKKMKKKKTRNLPDDDDLMPQKHLLDGYEADYWDDNTESATDYQLQDELQEEVNELEVDDDKTLQQSTDKLK, from the exons ATGCCGACAGGGGGAGCCACAGCCGGAGCCAGAGCCACAGCCCGAGCTGAGGCAGGAGttccccgggccgggccgggccgggggccAGGGCAGCGATGTGGGGTGGCCCGGTGGTCGCGGTGCCGCGGTGGTGCCGGGCCCTGCGCAGCTCCGCAGCCCTCGGCGGCTCCAGGAACATGCTGCGGAAAATGTTCCGCAAGAAGAAGTAG aaagaAGTTCTGGTATGACAGCCCTACCCTGGGATCACAAACG GTGTCCCTGTCATCCAACTTTTCAGCGTGTCGTGTGTACTGGAACCCTGCTTCCACTATGGAGAAGGAAAGTTATGTTGAAAATGTGCTGCGAAAGAGCGCTCCACGTATACG GTATCTTCTGAAAAGCCAGCAGATTGTAGGAAATGTACCCCCAGTGGTATTTATAAAAGAcaaggaagctgcagctgtAAAAGAG GTCGAGGACTTACTGGCAATTGCTGATTTTGGACCTCCAGAAGAAGTAGAACCATCTCAGAATGATTCAAG tAAACTCTTCCCTTCAACAACTCAGTCTTCAGATTCACCCATGCGATCTAATCTGTTTGGTATTGATCATGAACTGCTGAATAAACAGATAATGGactataaaaaaatgaaagtgtcCAGGCATATAGAAAACATTGCCTggacagagaagcagcagcagcagcagcagcagcagcagctttctaagattcaaaagaaaatgaaaaagaaaaaaacaaggaatcTTCCTGACGATGACGACCTAATGCCACAGAAACACTTACTGGATGGATATGAAGCTGATTACTGGGATGATAACACTGAATCAGCCACAGACTATCAGCTGCAGGATGAATTGCAGGAAGAGGTGAATGAATTGGAGGTGGATGATGACAAAACTTTACAACAGTCTACtgataaactgaaataa
- the RBFA gene encoding putative ribosome-binding factor A, mitochondrial isoform X4: MWGGPVVAVPRWCRALRSSAALGGSRNMLRKMFRKKKKKFWYDSPTLGSQTVSLSSNFSACRVYWNPASTMEKESYVENVLRKSAPRIRYLLKSQQIVGNVPPVVFIKDKEAAAVKEVEDLLAIADFGPPEEVEPSQNDSSKLFPSTTQSSDSPMRSNLFGIDHELLNKQIMDYKKMKVSRHIENIAWTEKQQQQQQQQQLSKIQKKMKKKKTRNLPDDDDLMPQKHLLDGYEADYWDDNTESATDYQLQDELQEEVNELEVDDDKTLQQSTDKLK; encoded by the exons ATGTGGGGTGGCCCGGTGGTCGCGGTGCCGCGGTGGTGCCGGGCCCTGCGCAGCTCCGCAGCCCTCGGCGGCTCCAGGAACATGCTGCGGAAAATGTTCCGCAAGAAGAA aaagaAGTTCTGGTATGACAGCCCTACCCTGGGATCACAAACG GTGTCCCTGTCATCCAACTTTTCAGCGTGTCGTGTGTACTGGAACCCTGCTTCCACTATGGAGAAGGAAAGTTATGTTGAAAATGTGCTGCGAAAGAGCGCTCCACGTATACG GTATCTTCTGAAAAGCCAGCAGATTGTAGGAAATGTACCCCCAGTGGTATTTATAAAAGAcaaggaagctgcagctgtAAAAGAG GTCGAGGACTTACTGGCAATTGCTGATTTTGGACCTCCAGAAGAAGTAGAACCATCTCAGAATGATTCAAG tAAACTCTTCCCTTCAACAACTCAGTCTTCAGATTCACCCATGCGATCTAATCTGTTTGGTATTGATCATGAACTGCTGAATAAACAGATAATGGactataaaaaaatgaaagtgtcCAGGCATATAGAAAACATTGCCTggacagagaagcagcagcagcagcagcagcagcagcagctttctaagattcaaaagaaaatgaaaaagaaaaaaacaaggaatcTTCCTGACGATGACGACCTAATGCCACAGAAACACTTACTGGATGGATATGAAGCTGATTACTGGGATGATAACACTGAATCAGCCACAGACTATCAGCTGCAGGATGAATTGCAGGAAGAGGTGAATGAATTGGAGGTGGATGATGACAAAACTTTACAACAGTCTACtgataaactgaaataa
- the RBFA gene encoding putative ribosome-binding factor A, mitochondrial isoform X2: protein MWGGPVVAVPRWCRALRSSAALGGSRNMLRKMFRKKKKKFWYDSPTLGSQTLYKPTNLDFVIKNDLTQTRKEGNMRCRVLNGLIHKAVLEMATTCEVSQEFYDLKLEICKVSLSSNFSACRVYWNPASTMEKESYVENVLRKSAPRIRYLLKSQQIVGNVPPVVFIKDKEAAAVKEVEDLLAIADFGPPEEVEPSQNDSSKLFPSTTQSSDSPMRSNLFGIDHELLNKQIMDYKKMKVSRHIENIAWTEKQQQQQQQQQLSKIQKKMKKKKTRNLPDDDDLMPQKHLLDGYEADYWDDNTESATDYQLQDELQEEVNELEVDDDKTLQQSTDKLK, encoded by the exons ATGTGGGGTGGCCCGGTGGTCGCGGTGCCGCGGTGGTGCCGGGCCCTGCGCAGCTCCGCAGCCCTCGGCGGCTCCAGGAACATGCTGCGGAAAATGTTCCGCAAGAAGAA aaagaAGTTCTGGTATGACAGCCCTACCCTGGGATCACAAACG ttGTATAAACCAACCAACTTGGactttgtaataaaaaatgACTTAACACAAACAAGGAAGGAAGGTAACATGCGCTGCAGAGTCTTGAATGGTCTTATTCATAAAGCTGTGTTAGAGATGGCGACTACCTGTGAAGTCAGTCAAGAATTTTATGATCTCAAGCTGGAAATCTGCAAG GTGTCCCTGTCATCCAACTTTTCAGCGTGTCGTGTGTACTGGAACCCTGCTTCCACTATGGAGAAGGAAAGTTATGTTGAAAATGTGCTGCGAAAGAGCGCTCCACGTATACG GTATCTTCTGAAAAGCCAGCAGATTGTAGGAAATGTACCCCCAGTGGTATTTATAAAAGAcaaggaagctgcagctgtAAAAGAG GTCGAGGACTTACTGGCAATTGCTGATTTTGGACCTCCAGAAGAAGTAGAACCATCTCAGAATGATTCAAG tAAACTCTTCCCTTCAACAACTCAGTCTTCAGATTCACCCATGCGATCTAATCTGTTTGGTATTGATCATGAACTGCTGAATAAACAGATAATGGactataaaaaaatgaaagtgtcCAGGCATATAGAAAACATTGCCTggacagagaagcagcagcagcagcagcagcagcagcagctttctaagattcaaaagaaaatgaaaaagaaaaaaacaaggaatcTTCCTGACGATGACGACCTAATGCCACAGAAACACTTACTGGATGGATATGAAGCTGATTACTGGGATGATAACACTGAATCAGCCACAGACTATCAGCTGCAGGATGAATTGCAGGAAGAGGTGAATGAATTGGAGGTGGATGATGACAAAACTTTACAACAGTCTACtgataaactgaaataa
- the LOC107200227 gene encoding probable 2-ketogluconate reductase isoform X2: protein MEGGELPWLLVNEIGGIRGILHSHVPFLKKHFHLITMKEFLENRKDVGKKVQAIYLWWHKPVIDKELLQSLPNLKVIANSGVGMDHLDLKLVASFGVKMANAPRAVSSSTADTGMALLLASARRLVEVHNISISPSMEYCEADILGVKVTGATLGIVGMGRIGYKIALRAKAFEMNILYHNRTRRKVQEEQAVGATYCKTIDSLLQQADFVMLVVSLTPQTHKLIGKRELELMKPTATLINISRGAVVDQEALVAALQTGVIGAAALDVTSPEPLPRDHPLLKLKNVIITPHLGIKTDKATYMITEEAVENILAALNGLPLPSEVLPS, encoded by the exons ATGGAAGGAGGAGAGCTACCTTGGCTTTTGGTAAATGAAATTGGTGGCATACGTGGGATACTGCATAGCCATGTGCCATTCCTGAAGAAGCATTTCCACCTCATCACCATGAAAGAATttcttgaaaacagaaaggatgTAGGTAAAAAGGTCCAAGCGATCTATTTGTGGTGGCACAAACCAGTCATCGACAAAGAGCTCCTCCAGAGCCTGCCAAACTTGAAAGTGATTGCGAATTCAGGAGTGGGGATGGATCACCTGGATCTGAAACTTGTAGCGAGCTTTGGTGTGAAGATGGCTAATGCTCCACgtgctgtttccagcagcacagcagataCTGGGATGGCTTTGCTGCTAGCATCTGCTAGAAGACTAGTGGAAG TCCATAACATTTCTATTTCTCCAAGTATGGAATACTGTGAAGCTGATATTCTGGGAGTTAAAGTTACTGGAGCTACTCTGGGGATCGTTGGCATGGGCAGAATTGGGTATAAGATTGCTCTGAGAGCCAAAGCATTTGAAATGAACATTTTGTACCACAACAGGACACGGAG GAAAGTGCAAGAGGAGCAAGCCGTCGGTGCCACTTACTGCAAAACGATAGACAGCTTGCTTCAGCAGGCAGACTTTGTGATGCTGGTGGTGAGCCTGACACCTCAGACACACAAGCTGATCGGGAAAagagagctggagctgatgAAACCCACAGCTACCCTTATTAACATCAGCCGAG GTGCTGTAGTTGACCAAGAGGCGctggtggcagctctgcagactgGTGTTATCGGGGCCGCGGCTCTGGATGTTACCTCCCCAGAACCACTGCCCAG agatCATCCATTGTTAAAATTAAAGAACGTCATTATAACACCTCACCTCGGCATTAAAACAGACAAGGCCACCTACATGATAACAGAAGAAGCAGTTGAAAACATCCTAGCGGCCCTGAATGGTCTCCCCCTACCCAGTGAAGTGCTCCCTAGCTGA
- the LOC107200227 gene encoding probable 2-ketogluconate reductase isoform X1, whose protein sequence is MIMEGGELPWLLVNEIGGIRGILHSHVPFLKKHFHLITMKEFLENRKDVGKKVQAIYLWWHKPVIDKELLQSLPNLKVIANSGVGMDHLDLKLVASFGVKMANAPRAVSSSTADTGMALLLASARRLVEVHNISISPSMEYCEADILGVKVTGATLGIVGMGRIGYKIALRAKAFEMNILYHNRTRRKVQEEQAVGATYCKTIDSLLQQADFVMLVVSLTPQTHKLIGKRELELMKPTATLINISRGAVVDQEALVAALQTGVIGAAALDVTSPEPLPRDHPLLKLKNVIITPHLGIKTDKATYMITEEAVENILAALNGLPLPSEVLPS, encoded by the exons ATCATGGAAGGAGGAGAGCTACCTTGGCTTTTGGTAAATGAAATTGGTGGCATACGTGGGATACTGCATAGCCATGTGCCATTCCTGAAGAAGCATTTCCACCTCATCACCATGAAAGAATttcttgaaaacagaaaggatgTAGGTAAAAAGGTCCAAGCGATCTATTTGTGGTGGCACAAACCAGTCATCGACAAAGAGCTCCTCCAGAGCCTGCCAAACTTGAAAGTGATTGCGAATTCAGGAGTGGGGATGGATCACCTGGATCTGAAACTTGTAGCGAGCTTTGGTGTGAAGATGGCTAATGCTCCACgtgctgtttccagcagcacagcagataCTGGGATGGCTTTGCTGCTAGCATCTGCTAGAAGACTAGTGGAAG TCCATAACATTTCTATTTCTCCAAGTATGGAATACTGTGAAGCTGATATTCTGGGAGTTAAAGTTACTGGAGCTACTCTGGGGATCGTTGGCATGGGCAGAATTGGGTATAAGATTGCTCTGAGAGCCAAAGCATTTGAAATGAACATTTTGTACCACAACAGGACACGGAG GAAAGTGCAAGAGGAGCAAGCCGTCGGTGCCACTTACTGCAAAACGATAGACAGCTTGCTTCAGCAGGCAGACTTTGTGATGCTGGTGGTGAGCCTGACACCTCAGACACACAAGCTGATCGGGAAAagagagctggagctgatgAAACCCACAGCTACCCTTATTAACATCAGCCGAG GTGCTGTAGTTGACCAAGAGGCGctggtggcagctctgcagactgGTGTTATCGGGGCCGCGGCTCTGGATGTTACCTCCCCAGAACCACTGCCCAG agatCATCCATTGTTAAAATTAAAGAACGTCATTATAACACCTCACCTCGGCATTAAAACAGACAAGGCCACCTACATGATAACAGAAGAAGCAGTTGAAAACATCCTAGCGGCCCTGAATGGTCTCCCCCTACCCAGTGAAGTGCTCCCTAGCTGA